Below is a genomic region from Cryptomeria japonica unplaced genomic scaffold, Sugi_1.0 HiC_scaffold_1254, whole genome shotgun sequence.
CTTCAGTGTCTCTGTTTATAAACGCAGCCATTGGATCAAATCTAGAAAGAAAATCTTTCATTACCTATTTTGAGCTTTACGAATACCATTTGACAAATATGGCTGCAAATAGATTGACGGCAGTTGTCGAGGAGGAAGACGCAGCTCTATTAAAGTTTCCAAAAGAATTCAACAATGCCGAAACATTAATGATTAGTGAAGTGTTAAAAATCTTAGAGAACCGCAAAGAGCAATCAGACAAAGCAGATTCAGGCCAAAAACTTAATGAGGTATTCGTAAAAACATTGGAACATTGTAAAACTTTTAACAGATtaggtgaaaacaaagaaaagatacaTGCCGTTCGTCGAATGCTACAGAACAAAAATCTACACAAATTTGAACTAGCTCAGTTGGCTAATCTATGCCCTGATTCAGCCGAAGAGGCGAGGACCTTCATACCAAGTTTGGAGAATACCAACCAGGATGAAGAATTGACAGAAATCTTAAACGCAATGTACTCCACTTAGACACTTCTTGCATGAGAATATTTCTAAACAATATTTATTGAGATCTTAAACTAGTAGCCTTGGTTGGGTTTTTCCAACCTATAAAATGTATAACTTGAAATGTAGCTGGTACGCCCTCCTCAATATTTCCACTACCATACAGATTCTGATATATTGCCGCAGAAGCCTGTAGCACTTCTTTGTGCATATGTTTACTACCAAATATTGAGGCATTACTCTCTCCCATGCCTTGAATATCGAACATTAGTTCAAACATTGAGGGATAACGTATTTTCATATCGGTTATATCTACAGTTATAAGTTTATATCCGCAAGCTTGCAGCAATCGGGCTATATCTTGACCAGTTGTTTTCGGTGAAACATGTGATGAGAATCCTGATAATCTTTCTAGTTCTGCCAGTTGTAAGGACGA
It encodes:
- the LOC131873228 gene encoding uncharacterized protein LOC131873228 — encoded protein: MAANRLTAVVEEEDAALLKFPKEFNNAETLMISEVLKILENRKEQSDKADSGQKLNEVFVKTLEHCKTFNRLGENKEKIHAVRRMLQNKNLHKFELAQLANLCPDSAEEARTFIPSLENTNQDEELTEILNAMYST
- the LOC131873229 gene encoding uncharacterized protein LOC131873229, coding for MLKDDSPFIAAVLGGDTLYELRSSLQLAELERLSGFSSHVSPKTTGQDIARLLQACGYKLITVDITDMKIRYPSMFELMFDIQGMGESNASIFGSKHMHKEVLQASAAIYQNLYGSGNIEEGVPATFQVIHFIGWKNPTKATSLRSQ